One genomic region from Tigriopus californicus strain San Diego chromosome 4, Tcal_SD_v2.1, whole genome shotgun sequence encodes:
- the LOC131878991 gene encoding aquaporin-11-like, whose product MGLVPCIVVSILYVLITMFLAEVLRKLAVGIFEPRSLVLIAIKEFIAAAEMCACSFELIIIADNYGIMAYAAFLFLLTIWWSDHWDDASACPYVHFESCLEGTMSVVETIVRTLAETAGGLAVFRYVQLLWALEFAETHVGRPHSLAFDECSADLQVPVLYGALIEGVATMLCRLTSKLLSDNEPRYSSAIDSFVATALVIAAFDYSGGYYNPVLATGLKYGCRGHTTTELVLVYWLGSSLGAIASIYVYPPLKRFMGGQPKPKEA is encoded by the exons ATGGGGCTGGTACCGTGCATTGTGGTGTCCATCCTGTACGTGCTGATTACCATGTTTTTGGCAGAGGTCCTCCGAAAATTGGCCGTTGGTATATTTGAACCCAGgtctttggttttgatcgCCATCAAGGAGTTCATTGCCGCAGCCGAAATGTGTGCTTGCAGTTTTGAACTGATTATTA TTGCGGATAACTATGGCATTATGGCATATGCAGCCTTTTTGTTCTTGCTCACCATTTGGTGGTCCGACCATTGGGATGATGCGAGCGCGTGTCCTTACGTACATTTTGAGTCATGTCTAGAAGGAACCATGTCCGTGGTGGAAACCATCGTTCGAACCCTGGCCGAAACGGCCGGAGGATTGGCCGTTTTCAG GTATGTGCAACTTCTGTGGGCTTTGGAGTTTGCTGAAACCCACGTGGGTAGGCCCCATTCCTTGGCTTTCGATGAATGCTCAGCAGATCTTCAA GTGCCAGTTCTATACGGAGCTCTGATTGAAGGTGTGGCTACGATGTTGTGCCGATTGACGAGCAAACTGTTGTCGGATAACGAGCCTAGATATTCGAGTGCCATAGACTCATTTGTCGCAACTGCTTTGGTGATTGCCG CCTTCGATTATTCTGGTGGATATTACAATCCCGTGCTCGCCACCGGTCTCAAGTACGGATGTCGAGGTCATACTACCACCGAGTTAGTTCTGGTCTATTGGCTTGGTTCATCCTTAGGAGCTATTGCTTCTATTTATGTGTATCCACCTTTAAAGCGGTTTATGGGCGGTCAACCCAAGCCAAAAGAGGCGTAA
- the LOC131878990 gene encoding WASH complex subunit 2C-like, producing the protein MEPLDLKSLEPENGDWSCVTDGRLLAQLSLLGTNLEARAQQIQDKFDTLDQRVAQSQTKFDNVTNEFLLLSNTQFIENRVYDEADPKVDEDYATGQIKPMIELSDEDKQKIYEANVQKSLEIGLNFVSEAFDHVKIDVSDSEDEVGDVPLLRQPLLEAKNPYHLRRLPYLIGSDSFLNDDFAGVGGSKPKATSAQSDIDVESELSEDDIEPQLPISNRAQPTEIGRPVSRENPGQTDSPALVPKQSTLFDSDSDDDLFHGSSQNQKLDISPPSIPVEPVATPELNFATELARKLKVPPTEELKSDPPSLPTLPKPKKPIVNEPTPSPPQANLRKPDLFGGLGESDSDDLFSSPVVIKTPKKIVVSSKHKNLFGDSSDSGEDDFLFSSKMKPPIPNSLATKPRSQGSSGATTTIATTDRPETSNQEEGVREEEEEAENVPNHLAATSSSKAHAQDAQDAQGGQGQQSKEKKTKKKGAVQKASLFSDSESDDDDFLLFASKDTGGSLKKDSKRLFELSDEATSETETMSEIRPKKPIGGVAMFSPGVDILGALNKRNSAGKTDLAHQVKEEDTMDGNAPSSGKKAIKTVIKKVKRTKTKNNNNNNNNNAADSTESDSLEEEANENTDDEVYTVASFEVDPPPKALDVSTAVKQGPPVALKPSFKAFTEQPKPSTNSGEDSSSNSSSPKPSRNEIKSPPPVAPKPVSRPLGEPQTSSPPPSIAPKPMLSAATIEEKARILAQLSPTLEQRPNQQNELTKYGAEPPLVAPKVDLNSEPNHLKEIIEDPLNLNKVDPLKVSSSIRLEPESNSLSVVKPEVVMEIKRSPTMSEDELSSKESQSPHEGSPKSSINRPGGTVSKSAFRSSLEKALIKGPMSPKTPPISPSKKFDDEVVFRNPDESDVKEESGPRVSDPPSDGEVSFTGHLLVGATKVRAKGSVKRRPPTRRSRLFDALPINEASDMEDAVDSVLPEAPKEAKADISSDQPEVLSDKTEEKSNSPTNSDTVQSDGDGTIIDEERPFSPDDPLKKPPPMPAAVKATNHSIFDTSSDDDDLFAQPTPSKLSLPKSEAKLFGSDSSSDDDLFKK; encoded by the exons ATGGAGCCATTGGATTTGAAGAGCTTGGAGCCCGAGAATGGCGATTGGAGTTGTGTGACGGATGGGCGGTTGTTGGCTCAATTGAGTCTTTTGGGCACCAACCTCGAAGCCAGAGCTCAACAGATCCAGGACAAATTTGACACCTTGGATCAACGCGTGGCACAGAGTCAAACCAAATTTG ATAATGTCACCAAtgagtttttgcttttgtccaACACTCAATTCATTGAGAATCGCGTGTATGACGAGGCTGATCCCAAAGTAGACGAAGATTACGCTACTGGCCAGATCAAACCAATGATCGAGCTGTCCGATGAAGACAAACAAAAGATCTACGAAGCCAACGTTCAAAAGAGCCTCGAAATCGGACTGAATTTCGTGAGCGAAGCGTTCGATCACGTAAAG ATTGACGTCAGTGATTCCGAGGATGAAGTTGGTGATGTGCCTTTACTAAGACAACCATTGCTAGAGGCCAAAAACCCTTATCACTTGAGAAGATTACCTTATCTCATTGGATCGGATTCGTTTTTG AATGACGATTTCGCGGGTGTGGGTGGATCAAAGCCTAAAGCTACTTCTGCGCAATCTGATATTGACGTGGAATCCGAGCTTTCTGAAGACGACATTGAACCTCAGTTACCGATTTCCAATCGAGCTCAACCGACTGAAATTGGACGTCCAGTTAGTCGCGAAAATCCAGGCCAGACTGATTCTCCCGCCCTTGTTCCTAAACAATCAACACTTTTCGACAGCGATTCGGACGACGATCTTTTTCACGGGTCGAGCCAGAACCAGAAGTTGGACATCTCGCCTCCGTCCATTCCAGTGGAACCAGTAGCCACTCCTGAGCTCAACTTTGCTACCGAGTTGGCTCGTAAACTGAAAGTACCCCCCACAGAGGAGCTAAAGAGTGATCCACCAAGTCTACCCACCCTGCCCAAGCCCAAGAAGCCAATTGTTAATGAACCTACACCATCCCCTCCCCAAGCCAATCTCAGGAAGCCTGATCTATTCGGAGGCTTGGGAGAAAGTGATTCCGATGATTTATTCTCCTCGCCTGTGGTGATCAAGACCCCCAAGAAAATAGTGGTCTCATCTAAACACAAGAATCTTTTCGGAGATAGCTCCGATTCTGGAGAAGATGACTTCTTATTCTCTTCTAAAATGAAGCCTCCCATTCCCAACAGTCTGGCAACGAAGCCACGCTCTCAAGGATCCTCTGGAGCGACCACAACTATAGCAACCACAGACCGACCAGAAACCAGCAACCAAGAAGAAGGAGtgagagaggaagaagaagaagcagaaaacGTACCGAACCACTTGGCCGCCACTTCTTCATCCAAAGCTCATGCACAAGACGCACAAGACGCACAAGGCGGCCAAGGTCAGCAGtccaaggaaaagaagacgaaaaagaaggGCGCTGTTCAAAAGGCATCATTGTTTAGTGACTCTGAAAGTGACGATGATGACTTCTTGCTCTTTGCCTCCAAGGATACAGGAGGATCGTTGAAGAAAGATTCGAAACGGCTGTTTGAATTATCAGATGAAGCTACGAGTGAAACCGAGACAATGTCCGAGATCAGACCTAAAAAGCCCATCGGAGGAGTGGCCATGTTTTCGCCAGGGGTGGATATTTTAGGTGCCTTGAACAAGAGGAATTCCGCAGGCAAGACCGACCTCGCTCATCAAGTGAAAGAGGAGGATACGATGGATGGTAACGCTCCTTCATCCGGCAAGAAGGCCATCAAAACTGTGATAAAGAAAGTGAAACGAACAAAGACGaagaacaataacaacaacaacaacaataatgcTGCAGATTCGACCGAGTCTGATTCTCTCGAAGAGGAGGCCAATGAGAACACTGACGATGAAGTGTACACAGTAGCCTCGTTTGAGGTGGACCCACCGCCTAAGGCCTTAGATGTATCCACGGCTGTCAAACAAGGCCCACCAGTTGCCCTAAAGCCGTCCTTCAAAGCTTTCACGGAACAACCCAAACCGTCCACTAATTCAGGTGAAGATTCAAGCTCTAATTCATCATCGCCCAAACCGTCGAGGAATGAGATTAAGTCCCCCCCACCCGTGGCTCCAAAACCAGTGTCGAGACCCCTGGGAGAGCCTCAAACCAGTTCACCACCACCTTCCATTGCGCCCAAACCTATGTTGAGTGCAGCTACAATCGAGGAAAAAGCAAGGATCCTTGCTCAACTCTCCCCAACTTTAGAACAAAGACCCAACCAGCAGAATGAACTAACCAAATACGGTGCGGAGCCTCCACTCGTAGCTCCAAAGGTTGATTTGAATAGTGAACCTAACCATTTGAAGGAAATCATCGAGGATCccttgaatttgaacaaagttGATCCCTTAAAGGTTTCATCGTCCATTCGATTGGAACCTGAATCTAACTCCTTGAGTGTCGTTAAACCTGAAGTAGTGATGGAAATCAAACGCTCTCCAACAATGTCGGAAGATGAACTGAGTTCGAAGGAGTCCCAAAGTCCCCATGAAGGTTCTCCAAAGTCATCAATAAACCGTCCAGGTGGAACGGTGTCCAAATCGGCTTTCAGGAGTTCTCTTGAAAAGGCTCTAATCAAGGGACCCATGTCTCCCAAGACCCCTCCTATTTCACCTTCAAAAAAGTTCGACGACGAGGTTGTGTTCAGAAATCCTGATGAATCTGATGTCAAAGAAGAAAGTGGCCCAAGGGTGTCTGATCCTCCAAGTGATGGAGAGGTATCATTCACGGGTCATTTGTTGGTGGGAGCCACTAAGGTTCGCGCCAAGGGATCGGTAAAGCGACGGCCACCGACCCGCAGATCAAGGCTCTTTGATGCCTTGCCCATTAATGAAGCCTCAGACATGGAAGATGCAGTTGACTCAGTGCTACCTGAAGCGCCGAAAGAGGCCAAGGCCGACATTTCATCCGATCAACCGGAAGTCCTGTCTGATAAGACTGAAGAGAAGAGTAACTCCCCTACGAATTCTGATACCGTTCAAAGTGATGGTGATGGTACCATTATTGATGAAGAAAGGCCATTCAGTCCTGATGACCCATTAAAGAAACCTCCACCAATGCCGGCGGCTGTGAAAGCAACcaatcattccatttttgataCTTCAAGCGATGACGATGACTTGTTTGCCCAACCAACGCCTTCAAAGCTAAGTCTCCCTAAAAGTGAGGCCAAATTATTCGGTTCCGACTCGAGTTCTGATGacgatttgttcaaaaagtga
- the LOC131879526 gene encoding tRNA methyltransferase 10 homolog A-like: MIIMELAPSPDRVDPLPEPSSTAAPLSKRAQKKILKREKWLAERPQRRAEEKAKRKAKLEARKRDNPDSRDDVTYSQSRKKLKEIKMADSSCRVGVVVDMSFGHLMHQRDLGKCCKQLLHCYSMNRRLAHPMQFYVTSLKGASLDEMKRHHGFENWDAHIHEEDYEAVLPRDKIVYLSSESENVIDNLSPDHYYVIGGLVDHNHHKGLCHRLAVEKGLKHARLPIDEFIDIKTRKVLTVDHVFKILTSVTEGHSWKEAFMSVLPSRKGAVEKAEGEEQENEPQAKSSE, encoded by the exons ATGATCATCATGGAACTGGCCCCGTCCCCTGACCGGGTCGACCCGCTCCCTGAACCCAGTTCAACCGCCGCTCCTTTGAGTAAAAGGGCACAGAAGAAGATTCTCAAACGTGAAAAATGGTTGGCCGAACGGCCTCAACGGCGAGCTGAAGAGAAGGCCAAACGCAAGGCCAAGCTCGAGGCCCGTAAACGGGACAATCCGGATTCCCGGGACGATGTGACCTACTCGCAATCGCGAAAGAAgctcaaagaaatcaagatgGCTGACAGTTCATGCCGGGTGGGCGTGGTGGTGGATATGAGCTTTGGGCATCTGATGCATCAAAGAGATTTGGGCAAATGTTGCAAGCAACTATTGCATTGCTACAG TATGAATCGACGATTGGCTCATCCGATGCAATTCTACGTGACCAGTTTGAAAGGCGCCAGTTTGGACGAAATGAAGCGGCATCACGGGTTCGAGAATTGGGATGCTCACATCCATGAAGAGGACTATGAGGCCGTACTTCCTCGGGATAAAATCGTGTATTTAAGTAGTGAATCAGAAAATGTGATAGACAATTTGTCACCCGACCACTATTACGTCATTGGTGGCTTAGTGGATCACAATCACCACAAGGGATTGTGTCACAGATTGGCCGTGGAGAAAGGCCTCAAACACGCCCGTTTACCCATCGACGAATTCATCGATATCAAAACCAGAAAAGTGCTGACGGTGGACCACGTGTTCAAAATCCTGACCTCGGTCACTGAAGGTCACTCGTGGAAAGAGGCCTTTATGTCAGTGTTACCTTCGCGCAAAGGAGCCGTAGAAAAGGCCGAAGGggaagagcaagaaaatgagcCCCAAGCAAAAAGTTCAGAATAA